In Sphingomonas sp. R1, a single genomic region encodes these proteins:
- a CDS encoding glycoside hydrolase gives MIRALTVSLLLAASPAALAQVPVPAPAPEPAVSLTLRPDLQRPGPPFEGWGTALAWFAHVTGGYPDPVREKLADLFYGPEGLGWTIARYNIGGGDAPETKPYLRPGADVPGFWRRPAGMLGNDWWNPADPAMWNWSADANQRWWLDAIRRRVKAPIFEAFSNSPPWFMTVSGRVSGAEKGTDDNLRPGQEARFADYLATVVDKLQKAHRITFRTLSPVNEPNTDYWFAANTQEGAHWSPERQAKMIDAADRALKARGLKTGIAAPDETNSHLFVRDWEGYPPETRARIGQLNVHSYGTLHQTAVRDIARAHGIRLWMSENDTPLDKDPENFGGIASPLVFAEHVVHDLKRLEPVAWVFWQAVERQTTAAGDGQSGGGNWGLVKMAYTPASDAEHPIHITRKYWAMAQFSRYIRPGYRLVPVDDEDTVGAVSPDGKQLVLVHVNAGVVPRRLTIGVSGAKVVQRIVTDATHTAASGSVVPLAGPRSITTLVVALR, from the coding sequence ATGATCCGCGCGCTCACCGTGTCGCTGCTTTTGGCGGCCTCCCCTGCCGCACTGGCGCAGGTGCCGGTTCCAGCGCCAGCCCCGGAGCCCGCGGTGTCGTTGACATTGCGGCCCGATCTGCAGCGCCCGGGGCCGCCGTTCGAAGGATGGGGCACCGCGCTCGCCTGGTTCGCGCACGTTACCGGCGGCTATCCCGATCCGGTGCGCGAGAAGCTCGCCGACCTGTTCTACGGGCCGGAAGGGCTGGGGTGGACGATCGCGCGCTACAATATCGGCGGCGGCGACGCGCCGGAGACCAAGCCCTATCTGCGCCCCGGCGCCGACGTCCCCGGCTTCTGGCGTCGCCCGGCAGGCATGTTGGGCAACGACTGGTGGAACCCGGCGGACCCGGCGATGTGGAACTGGTCCGCCGACGCCAACCAGCGCTGGTGGCTGGACGCGATCCGCCGCCGGGTGAAGGCGCCGATCTTCGAGGCCTTCTCCAATTCGCCGCCATGGTTCATGACCGTCAGCGGCCGCGTCTCGGGCGCCGAGAAAGGCACCGACGACAATCTTCGCCCCGGCCAGGAGGCGCGCTTCGCCGACTATTTGGCGACCGTGGTCGACAAGCTCCAGAAGGCGCACCGAATCACCTTCCGCACGCTCTCCCCGGTGAACGAACCCAACACCGATTACTGGTTCGCCGCCAACACCCAGGAAGGCGCCCATTGGAGCCCGGAGCGCCAGGCGAAGATGATCGATGCCGCCGATCGCGCGCTCAAGGCCCGTGGCCTGAAAACGGGGATCGCTGCGCCGGACGAGACAAATTCGCACCTCTTCGTCCGGGACTGGGAGGGCTATCCGCCGGAGACGCGCGCGCGGATCGGCCAGCTCAATGTCCACAGCTATGGCACCCTGCATCAGACGGCGGTGCGCGACATCGCCCGGGCGCATGGCATCCGACTTTGGATGAGCGAGAACGACACCCCGCTCGACAAGGATCCGGAGAATTTCGGCGGCATCGCCTCCCCGCTCGTCTTTGCCGAACATGTCGTGCACGATCTCAAGCGGCTGGAGCCCGTCGCCTGGGTATTCTGGCAGGCGGTGGAGCGTCAGACGACCGCGGCCGGCGACGGCCAGAGCGGCGGCGGCAACTGGGGGCTGGTCAAGATGGCCTATACTCCCGCGAGCGACGCCGAGCATCCGATCCATATCACGCGTAAATATTGGGCAATGGCGCAGTTCAGCCGGTACATTCGGCCCGGCTATCGGCTGGTGCCGGTGGATGACGAAGACACGGTTGGCGCGGTGTCTCCGGACGGCAAGCAGCTGGTGCTGGTCCATGTGAATGCCGGCGTGGTCCCGCGCCGGCTGACGATCGGGGTGTCGGGGGCGAAGGTGGTGCAGCGGATCGTCACCGACGCCACGCATACTGCAGCCAGCGGGTCGGTCGTGCCGCTCGCCGGGCCCAGATCAATCACCACGCTGGTGGTGGCGCTGCGCTAA
- a CDS encoding glycoside hydrolase family 27 protein produces the protein MTKRTRSGPQIDRRRVLQGGATLGGLAMTGPVSAAGRPGAASSSLAPTPPMGWNSWNSFATTITEAQALETAAIQARELLPFGYDIFTIDIQWYEPEASSYTYNAKPVPTLDAHGRLLPAPNRFPSATNGQGFGPIAAKVHAMGLRFGVHLMRGIPRLAVERNLPVLGAPGIRAADIADTSSTCPWNPDMFGVDMRKPGAQAYYDSVFALLASWGVDFVKMDDMSRPYDAHAPEIEAATKAIRATRRPILLSLSPGETPVPRADHVAQHAQMWRISDDFWDEWKMLEAQFTRLENWSPYARPGAWPDADMLPLGRLALGQRDTRFTRDEQRTLMTLWSIARSPLIMGGDLRHLDAHTRALLTNREVLAVNQASSDNRPWFIADDRRVWTARAANGGQYVALFNTGDKPAEASFDLRLLGLSGTVKVRDLWEGKDEGPGPLRLARTLPSHGASLYRVTAA, from the coding sequence ATGACGAAGCGCACGCGAAGCGGGCCGCAGATCGATCGACGCAGGGTGCTGCAGGGTGGCGCAACGCTTGGCGGGCTGGCGATGACGGGCCCGGTATCGGCAGCCGGTCGACCGGGCGCCGCGTCTTCGTCGCTCGCGCCGACCCCGCCGATGGGCTGGAACAGCTGGAACAGCTTCGCCACCACCATCACCGAGGCGCAGGCGCTGGAGACCGCCGCGATCCAGGCGCGTGAGCTGCTGCCCTTCGGCTATGACATCTTCACGATCGACATCCAGTGGTACGAACCGGAAGCGAGCAGCTACACCTACAACGCCAAGCCGGTGCCGACGCTGGACGCGCACGGCCGGCTGCTGCCGGCGCCCAACCGCTTCCCGTCCGCCACGAACGGCCAGGGTTTCGGCCCCATCGCCGCCAAGGTGCATGCGATGGGCCTGCGCTTTGGCGTGCATCTGATGCGGGGCATCCCGCGCCTTGCCGTCGAGCGGAACCTGCCGGTGCTCGGCGCCCCCGGCATCCGCGCCGCCGATATCGCCGACACGTCCAGTACTTGCCCGTGGAACCCCGACATGTTCGGCGTAGACATGCGCAAACCCGGCGCGCAGGCCTATTATGACAGCGTCTTCGCACTGCTCGCCTCCTGGGGCGTCGACTTCGTCAAGATGGACGACATGAGCCGCCCCTATGACGCCCATGCGCCCGAGATCGAAGCCGCTACGAAGGCGATCCGCGCGACCCGCCGCCCAATCCTGCTGAGCCTTTCCCCCGGCGAAACACCGGTCCCCCGGGCCGACCATGTAGCCCAGCATGCACAGATGTGGCGCATTTCCGACGACTTTTGGGACGAGTGGAAGATGCTGGAGGCGCAGTTCACCCGGCTGGAGAACTGGAGCCCGTACGCCCGACCCGGCGCCTGGCCCGATGCCGACATGCTGCCGCTCGGGCGCCTCGCGCTCGGCCAGCGCGATACCCGGTTCACCCGCGACGAGCAGCGCACGCTGATGACGCTCTGGTCCATCGCCCGCTCGCCGTTGATCATGGGGGGAGACTTGCGGCATCTCGATGCCCACACCCGTGCGCTGCTGACCAATCGCGAGGTGCTGGCCGTGAACCAGGCGAGCAGCGACAACCGTCCCTGGTTCATCGCCGACGATCGCCGCGTCTGGACGGCGCGCGCCGCGAACGGCGGCCAGTATGTCGCGCTGTTCAACACCGGCGACAAACCCGCCGAGGCGAGCTTTGACCTGCGCCTGCTGGGGCTCTCCGGCACGGTGAAGGTGCGCGATCTGTGGGAGGGCAAGGACGAGGGACCGGGCCCCCTCAGGCTCGCCCGGACGCTGCCGTCGCACGGCGCCAGCCTCTATCGCGTGACCGCGGCATGA
- a CDS encoding FadR/GntR family transcriptional regulator: MAAERKRNPAHRSIARELGIAIVTGYYPPGAILPGEFDLAETRAVSRSVVREALRILAAKGLIESRPKAGTRIRNRGDWNLLDPDILAWMFEVEPPAAFVENLYQLRMIVEPAAAELAATNRTTRHIGRMGHALEIMEEMGLATAEGQAADQQFHNVLLEATGNDLLVSLSGSIGSAVRATALFKARKAKQLRDSIPLHRELFSAITNGDAAAAKAACITLILQALADTELSLKP; the protein is encoded by the coding sequence TTGGCAGCAGAGAGAAAACGGAATCCGGCACATCGTTCGATCGCGCGCGAATTGGGCATCGCCATCGTCACCGGATATTATCCGCCGGGGGCCATCTTGCCGGGCGAATTCGATCTGGCGGAAACGCGCGCCGTCTCTCGCAGCGTCGTTCGCGAAGCGCTGCGCATTTTGGCAGCAAAAGGCTTGATCGAAAGCCGACCCAAGGCAGGCACGCGCATCCGCAATCGAGGCGACTGGAATCTGCTGGATCCCGATATCCTTGCCTGGATGTTCGAGGTGGAGCCCCCTGCCGCCTTCGTCGAAAACCTTTACCAGCTTCGCATGATCGTCGAGCCTGCGGCGGCCGAACTGGCGGCAACGAACCGAACGACCCGCCACATCGGCCGGATGGGGCATGCGCTCGAGATCATGGAAGAGATGGGCTTGGCGACCGCCGAGGGCCAGGCGGCCGACCAGCAGTTCCACAATGTCTTGCTCGAAGCGACCGGCAACGATCTGCTGGTCAGCCTGTCCGGCAGCATCGGCAGCGCGGTGCGCGCGACCGCTCTGTTCAAGGCCCGCAAGGCGAAGCAGCTGCGCGACTCCATCCCGCTGCATCGCGAGCTTTTCTCCGCCATCACCAATGGCGATGCGGCGGCGGCAAAGGCGGCCTGTATCACGCTGATCCTGCAGGCTCTTGCCGACACGGAACTCTCCCTGAAACCCTGA
- a CDS encoding TonB-dependent receptor, with protein sequence MRVNTRISLFGASTIALAVAGAAPAFAQQASGQTVDGGAEEIVVTGVRESLRSAAALKRNADQIVDSVQAQDIGKLPDANTTEALQRITGVQIQRRYGEGATDFDHRTQPAITVRGLTQVQNFLDGRAVYSASGGRAFDLEGVPPELLSGIDVYKNAPANIIEGGVGGAVNLRTRKPFDSAGQVISATVRGNYYDRVDKPGFAVSGLYSNRFQAGEGEIGVLLNAVYSKSQYRQDGLLAGPFDTVAPGSIANAPANAQVPYGFEIYDDKGDRKRLGIAGAVQWKPSDALLVTAQAQITKYWFNRTGAYYYDYNNRSNIRDSTGKVTSYGTAPAPGAAFTFNSEGYATSGSLYPQTFETGRYDQQLWSASKNYTLNAAWKPSERLKVNFDAQYLTSYYNADRNGHVLSLYTQSGQDATSTPHKLTVDFDLRGKYPRWDVREQGVLNNPANYTTPYVADALQRNDADTYALASDLEYEVEGGFLKKLRAGVRYADNSIDLRGTWHGVCITSLGADPNCGAPAGTPLVPLTKNPQLAMAGPSKNWFDGNTVKGGLLYPAFPAGDGVWAQTKALYALLGATTQDSFKPGDINRQTEKTYTGWGIADYGFDIGGVGIDGGFGVRVIKTKTTSVGTQFNNDGTSAPISLSKEYTKALPSFNLRAKLTDTFQMRFAYSKGLARPNFDQLSTNLTLNNPNQINPVTGHPSASSGNPRLNPIRSDNFDVTAEWYFAPTGSLTGGLFYKKVNGFLAGGIVTGVFNGVTYDISTQVNSGNGTVKGAEIGYNQFFDFLPGPLSGLGLQANYTYVDSSVTNPFAVAGTNTPQQVPLEKLSKHSYNIVGLYEKGPVTARVAWSWRSSYLDQTTGSGANGIPQYAKPYASLDASISVNLTKQIAVSADVVNLNNRMNVLYIGTPAAPLQYQLNDRRFGLSLRATY encoded by the coding sequence ATGAGGGTGAACACACGCATCTCGTTGTTTGGCGCGTCGACGATCGCGCTGGCGGTGGCCGGCGCTGCCCCGGCCTTTGCCCAGCAGGCATCGGGCCAGACGGTGGACGGCGGCGCAGAGGAAATCGTCGTAACCGGCGTGCGCGAGAGCCTTCGCTCCGCTGCCGCCTTGAAGCGCAACGCCGACCAGATCGTCGATTCCGTACAGGCGCAGGACATCGGCAAGCTGCCCGACGCGAACACTACCGAAGCACTGCAGCGCATCACGGGCGTGCAGATTCAGCGGCGATACGGCGAAGGCGCCACCGACTTCGACCATCGTACCCAGCCCGCTATCACTGTTCGCGGTCTGACCCAGGTGCAGAATTTCCTCGACGGCCGTGCGGTCTATTCGGCCTCGGGCGGACGTGCGTTCGATCTGGAAGGCGTGCCGCCAGAACTGTTGTCGGGCATCGACGTCTACAAGAACGCGCCGGCCAACATCATCGAGGGCGGCGTGGGCGGCGCGGTCAACCTGCGCACCCGCAAGCCGTTCGACTCCGCCGGTCAGGTGATCAGCGCCACGGTTCGCGGCAACTATTATGACCGGGTCGACAAGCCTGGCTTTGCGGTTTCGGGCCTGTACAGCAATCGCTTCCAGGCGGGCGAGGGCGAAATCGGCGTGCTGCTGAACGCAGTCTATTCGAAGAGCCAGTATCGTCAGGACGGCCTGCTCGCGGGACCCTTCGACACCGTCGCACCGGGCTCGATTGCCAATGCTCCGGCCAACGCGCAGGTGCCGTACGGCTTCGAGATCTACGACGACAAGGGCGATCGCAAGCGGCTGGGGATCGCCGGAGCGGTGCAGTGGAAGCCGAGCGACGCGTTGCTGGTCACGGCGCAGGCGCAGATCACCAAATATTGGTTCAATCGTACCGGCGCCTATTATTACGACTACAACAACCGCTCAAACATCCGCGATTCCACCGGCAAGGTCACCAGCTACGGCACCGCGCCGGCACCCGGCGCCGCATTCACGTTCAACAGCGAGGGCTATGCCACGAGCGGCAGCCTCTATCCGCAGACCTTCGAGACCGGTCGCTACGATCAGCAGCTCTGGAGCGCGAGCAAGAACTACACGCTGAACGCAGCGTGGAAGCCGAGCGAGCGCCTGAAGGTCAATTTCGACGCGCAGTACCTCACCTCGTACTACAATGCCGATCGCAACGGGCATGTGCTGTCGCTCTACACCCAGTCGGGACAGGATGCGACCAGCACGCCGCACAAGCTCACCGTCGACTTCGACCTGCGCGGCAAATATCCGCGCTGGGACGTCCGCGAGCAGGGCGTGCTCAACAATCCGGCCAACTACACCACGCCCTATGTCGCGGATGCGCTGCAGCGCAACGATGCGGACACCTATGCGCTCGCGTCGGACCTGGAATATGAGGTCGAGGGCGGCTTCCTGAAGAAGCTGCGTGCCGGCGTGCGCTATGCGGACAACAGCATCGACCTGCGGGGGACCTGGCACGGCGTCTGCATCACCTCGCTCGGCGCGGATCCCAATTGCGGGGCGCCTGCAGGCACGCCGCTGGTTCCGCTGACCAAGAACCCGCAGCTGGCAATGGCTGGCCCATCCAAGAACTGGTTCGACGGCAATACCGTGAAGGGCGGCCTGCTCTATCCGGCCTTCCCGGCCGGGGACGGGGTGTGGGCGCAGACCAAGGCGCTTTACGCGCTGCTCGGCGCGACGACGCAGGACAGCTTCAAGCCCGGGGACATCAATCGCCAGACCGAGAAGACCTATACCGGCTGGGGCATCGCCGATTACGGGTTCGACATTGGCGGGGTCGGCATCGACGGCGGCTTCGGCGTGCGCGTGATCAAGACCAAGACGACCTCGGTCGGCACCCAGTTCAACAATGACGGCACCTCGGCGCCGATCAGCCTGAGCAAGGAATATACCAAGGCGCTTCCAAGCTTTAACTTGCGCGCCAAGCTGACCGACACCTTCCAGATGCGCTTCGCCTATTCGAAGGGCCTGGCGCGTCCGAACTTCGATCAGCTCTCGACCAATCTCACGCTCAACAACCCGAACCAGATCAACCCGGTCACCGGCCATCCCAGCGCCAGCTCGGGCAACCCGCGGCTCAATCCGATCCGGTCGGACAATTTCGACGTGACGGCCGAATGGTATTTCGCTCCCACGGGTTCGCTGACCGGCGGTCTTTTTTACAAGAAGGTCAACGGCTTCCTGGCCGGCGGCATCGTCACGGGGGTGTTTAACGGGGTCACCTACGACATCAGCACGCAGGTGAATTCGGGCAACGGCACGGTCAAGGGTGCGGAAATCGGCTACAACCAGTTCTTCGATTTCCTGCCGGGGCCGCTGAGCGGGCTGGGGCTGCAGGCCAACTACACCTATGTCGACTCCAGCGTGACCAACCCGTTCGCCGTGGCGGGGACGAACACGCCGCAGCAGGTGCCGCTCGAAAAGCTGTCCAAGCACAGCTACAACATCGTCGGCCTGTACGAGAAGGGGCCTGTCACCGCGCGCGTCGCGTGGAGCTGGCGCTCGAGCTATCTCGACCAGACGACCGGCAGCGGCGCCAACGGCATCCCGCAATATGCCAAGCCCTATGCATCGCTGGATGCCTCGATCAGCGTCAATCTGACCAAGCAGATCGCGGTGTCCGCAGATGTGGTGAACCTGAACAACCGCATGAACGTGCTCTATATCGGCACGCCGGCGGCACCGCTCCAGTATCAGCTCAATGACCGGCGCTTCGGGCTGTCGTTGCGGGCGACCTACTGA